AAACCGGCGCGCACTAATTTATGAAGATAGGAATCTAAGGCATGATGGGGAAAGCCGGCAAGTTCTATTTCGGAGGCTGCGCCATTGTGGCGTTTGGTGAGGGTGATGCCGAGGGTTTTGGAGGTTTCGATGGCATCCTGACCGAAGGTTTCGTAGAAATCGCCAACTCTGAACAGCAAAATGGCATCGGGATATTTCGCCTTAATGCGGTTAAACTGTTGCATCAGCGGGGTTTCCGTAATCTTTGCCATTGTGCGGTTAAAACTTGAAAAGAAAAGATAGTTATCCGGTAGATTTTGGAAAGCTATTTAAAAGGAGTATTCCGGATTTTGTCAGATGCTTTTTAATTCCCGAACCAATTTTTCGATGCTGCTTTTTGCATCTCCGAACAACATTCGTGTATTGTCGTTAAAAAACAGTCTGTTTTCAATTCCTGCATATCCGGCGCTCATTCCTCTTTTTAAGATAACCACTGTTTTTGCTTCGTCCACGTCGAGGATAGGCATTCCATAGATGGGGCTTGTCGGGTCATCTTTTGCTGCGGGATTTACCACATCATTTGCACCTATTACCAACACTACGTCCGTATTTTTAAACAACGGGTTGGCTTCTTCCATTTCGATGAGTTTGTCGTAATCCACATCTGATTCGGCCAAGAGGACGTTCATGTGCCCGGGCATCCGGCCTGCGACGGGGTGAATGGCATATTTTACTTCCACTCCCTGTTCTTCCAGAATAGATTCAAATTCGTGGGTAATATGTTGTGCCTGTGCGACAGCTAAACCATAGCCCGGTACGATGATGACCCTTTGCGCATAATTGCAGAGCACGGCGCAATCGTTGAGCGAAATTTCTTTGATTACACCGGCATCCCCTTGTTCACCGCCGATTGCTTTGCTTTGCCCGCCAAACGCGCCTACCAGCACATTGAGCAATGAGCGGTTCATAGCATTGCACATCAGAATTGTGAGGATGGTACCTGCCGAGCCTACGAGGATGCCGCCTGTCAGCATGGCCTGATTGCTGTAAAGGAAGCCGCCGAATGCTGCTGCCAAGCCGGTAAATGAATTGAGCAGGGAGATAACTACCGGCATATCTGCTCCGCCTATCGGCAAAACAAACAATATTCCATATAATAAGGAAAGCAGGGTGATTAAAAACAAAACAGAGAGGCTGCCTTCGGTTTGCATCATGACATATCCACATAAGCCTAAAATCAGGAGCAGGAGGATGGTATTAAACAGTTGTTGTTTGGGCAATACGTAGTCTTTTATTTTACCTTCTAATTTGCCAAAGGCAATCATACTTCCTGCAAAAGAGATGGAGCCTATCATGATGCCGAGTAAAATCATCAGCACTTCGCCGTTCATCAGGGTTTCTGCGTTGATGACGGTGGTGTATTTATCAAACTCGTTGATAGAAATCAATGCGGCACAGGCACCACCCATACCGTTGAAGAAAGAGACCATCTGGGGCATTGAGGTCATTTGTACTTTTTTGGCCATGACGACCCCGATGATGGTTCCGATGATAATGCCTAAAACTATCCAAATCAGGTTACCGATGGGTTTTCCATCGTGATGGTACAAGAAAATCGTGCCGATAATGGCTAAGGTCATTCCCGCAGCGGCTATCAAATTTCCGTTTCGTGCTGTTTTGGGATGGCTCAGCATTTTTAATCCAAAGATGAAAGACAGGGAAGCGAGGAAATATATGAGATGTAAAAGGTTGTTTTGGAACTCCATTGTTGGTAAAAATTTGGGGGTTAGGGTCTATTTTTTATCTTTCTTTTTAAACATTTCCAACATACGGTCGGTTACGACAAATCCGCCCACGACGTTGAGCGTACCCATGACCACCGCAATAAAGCCGAGCACGAGCGCCAGGTAATTGTCGGGCTGGGCGTGCCCCATGACGATGATTGCGCCGATAATTACGACACCGTGTATGGCATTTGCGCCGGACATCAGGGGCGTATGAAGCACGGTTGGAACATTGCTGATGACTTCTATTCCCAAAAGGATGGATAATGCCAGGACATAGATGGCTTCGATGTTATTGCCAAAAAAATGCAGTATTTCGTTCATGTTTCGTGAAGTTTTTTGAAGATAAAGCCGGTTTTTACAGAAGGTTTGAAGTTATTAACCGTAGGTTGAGGTGTTAGCTGACGGATTGTCTGACCCTTTCGTGCAAAATCTGACCCTGATGGGTGAGGCAGGTGCCCTGTACGATATCGTCCGAGAAATTGAGGTAGAGGTTTCCTTCTTTGGTGATGAGGAGTTTAAGGAAATTGAGCACGTTTTTACCAAACATTTTGCTGGCATCTGCGGGCATACTTGCGGGAATGTTGGATTGTCCGACTATGGTAACGCCGTAACAAACCTTGGTCTCGTTGTTTTGGGTCAGGGCGCAGTTACCGCCGGTTGATGCGGCGAGGTCTATGATGACTGAGCCCGGTTTCATTTTACTGATGGTTTCTTCGGTGATGAGCAGGGGTGCTTTCCTGCCGGGTATCTGGGCGGTGGCAATGACCACATCGCTTTTTATGGCGTGTTCCTGAATGAGGTTTTGTTGTTTAAGTTTGTAATCTTCGCTT
This is a stretch of genomic DNA from Sphingobacteriales bacterium. It encodes these proteins:
- a CDS encoding NAD(P) transhydrogenase subunit alpha → MNEILHFFGNNIEAIYVLALSILLGIEVISNVPTVLHTPLMSGANAIHGVVIIGAIIVMGHAQPDNYLALVLGFIAVVMGTLNVVGGFVVTDRMLEMFKKKDKK
- a CDS encoding NAD(P)(+) transhydrogenase (Re/Si-specific) subunit beta gives rise to the protein MEFQNNLLHLIYFLASLSFIFGLKMLSHPKTARNGNLIAAAGMTLAIIGTIFLYHHDGKPIGNLIWIVLGIIIGTIIGVVMAKKVQMTSMPQMVSFFNGMGGACAALISINEFDKYTTVINAETLMNGEVLMILLGIMIGSISFAGSMIAFGKLEGKIKDYVLPKQQLFNTILLLLILGLCGYVMMQTEGSLSVLFLITLLSLLYGILFVLPIGGADMPVVISLLNSFTGLAAAFGGFLYSNQAMLTGGILVGSAGTILTILMCNAMNRSLLNVLVGAFGGQSKAIGGEQGDAGVIKEISLNDCAVLCNYAQRVIIVPGYGLAVAQAQHITHEFESILEEQGVEVKYAIHPVAGRMPGHMNVLLAESDVDYDKLIEMEEANPLFKNTDVVLVIGANDVVNPAAKDDPTSPIYGMPILDVDEAKTVVILKRGMSAGYAGIENRLFFNDNTRMLFGDAKSSIEKLVRELKSI